Proteins encoded together in one Methanococcus voltae window:
- a CDS encoding transcriptional regulator, which translates to MREVLLSECIQILYENNFVISKPSLDRSCFDLIARRGNTRLLIKVLKNIDSLSSQQSDELCKIASIVSATPIIVGSRTRNSTMEDEVVYERHHIKAVTTKTFENQITGRPPVVYADRGGFFVNIDGSVLKRTREQLNISVGELAEISRVSRKTIYKYEQNEANPSAEVAIKIEEYLDVPLVKGLHIIREDIEISSREKHVEPNINDNIKNEVSGINSESTKNHQSHQSHQNQFEEDSFKSNVLDLFSDLGFNVTETTRAPFDALGEDKENSKNLLFTNIQESSNEEVKRKALIVNEISKLFNSHSILILENKDMQYKRIAALSLKELEQMGDTEELLNFLKDKNKNKK; encoded by the coding sequence ATGCGAGAAGTATTATTATCAGAATGTATTCAAATACTATATGAAAATAATTTTGTAATTTCAAAGCCATCCTTGGACAGATCGTGCTTTGATTTAATAGCAAGAAGGGGAAACACGAGATTGCTTATAAAAGTGTTAAAAAATATTGATAGCTTAAGCTCTCAGCAATCTGATGAATTATGTAAAATAGCGTCTATAGTATCCGCTACACCCATAATAGTTGGTTCTAGAACTCGTAATTCAACAATGGAAGACGAAGTAGTTTATGAACGTCACCATATAAAAGCAGTAACTACAAAAACTTTTGAAAACCAGATAACCGGGCGACCTCCTGTAGTTTATGCCGATAGGGGCGGTTTTTTCGTTAATATCGACGGTAGTGTGTTAAAAAGAACCCGTGAGCAGTTGAATATTTCAGTCGGCGAACTAGCGGAAATATCCCGTGTTTCAAGGAAAACTATATACAAATACGAGCAAAACGAAGCAAACCCGTCCGCTGAAGTTGCAATTAAAATTGAGGAATATTTGGACGTCCCACTTGTTAAGGGTTTGCACATTATAAGAGAAGATATCGAGATATCGAGCAGAGAAAAACACGTCGAGCCTAATATCAACGATAATATCAAAAATGAAGTAAGTGGTATAAACAGCGAATCGACCAAAAATCATCAAAGCCATCAAAGCCATCAAAATCAATTTGAGGAAGACAGTTTTAAAAGTAACGTACTTGACTTATTTAGCGATTTAGGGTTTAATGTAACTGAAACAACTAGGGCACCTTTTGACGCGCTCGGGGAAGATAAGGAAAACTCTAAAAACTTGTTGTTTACAAATATTCAAGAATCCAGCAACGAAGAAGTAAAAAGAAAAGCTTTAATAGTCAATGAGATATCAAAATTATTCAACAGTCATTCAATTTTGATATTGGAAAACAAAGATATGCAATATAAAAGAATTGCAGCGCTTAGTTTAAAAGAATTAGAACAGATGGGCGATACTGAAGAACTATTGAACTTTTTAAAGGATAAAAATAAAAATAAAAAATAA
- the cofG gene encoding 7,8-didemethyl-8-hydroxy-5-deazariboflavin synthase subunit CofG encodes MISRENALNILNSTSTTKILENLLNLSKLDNADKNNVNNKNNVNNINNKVITYSKNAFIPVCTWCRNICGYCTFREENYTLLKKEQMKETLREADKYNCHEALFTFGENVDENPKIMEELNKMGYANIIEYLYDIEDWCLNNTDLLPHTNCGILSYEELKTLREVNASMGLMLENSSSRLCSTVAHKDSIGKLPKTRIEMMENAGKLKIPFTTGILIGIGETKEELVDSLFEINRINEKYGNIQEVIVQNFRAKKGIAMENYPEPTPIEVLKTIIISRMILKDISVQVPPNLNKETGQLLLLAGIDDWGGVSPVTKDFVNPEAPWPEIEELNKFSAELGYNLVERLPVYEKYINKEWLDERIYNKIQEIGK; translated from the coding sequence GTGATAAGCCGTGAAAATGCGTTAAATATCTTAAATTCCACATCTACAACAAAAATTTTAGAAAATTTATTAAATTTATCGAAATTAGATAACGCCGATAAAAATAATGTAAATAACAAGAATAATGTAAATAATATAAACAATAAAGTCATAACTTACTCAAAAAATGCTTTTATACCGGTTTGTACCTGGTGCAGAAATATTTGTGGTTACTGCACATTTAGGGAAGAAAATTACACACTTTTAAAAAAGGAACAGATGAAGGAAACGCTTAGGGAAGCGGATAAATACAATTGCCACGAAGCTCTTTTTACTTTTGGAGAAAATGTGGATGAAAATCCAAAAATAATGGAAGAATTGAACAAAATGGGCTATGCCAATATCATCGAATACCTCTATGATATTGAAGACTGGTGTTTAAATAATACGGACTTATTACCCCATACAAATTGCGGGATACTTTCTTACGAAGAATTAAAGACATTGCGGGAAGTTAACGCTTCTATGGGTTTAATGTTGGAAAATTCAAGTAGCAGACTTTGCAGTACAGTTGCCCATAAAGATAGCATTGGAAAATTGCCTAAAACGCGTATTGAAATGATGGAAAACGCGGGAAAATTGAAAATACCTTTTACAACGGGTATTTTAATAGGTATTGGAGAAACCAAAGAAGAATTGGTGGATTCACTTTTTGAAATTAATCGGATAAACGAAAAATACGGAAATATACAAGAAGTAATAGTTCAAAATTTTAGAGCCAAAAAGGGTATAGCTATGGAAAATTACCCCGAACCTACGCCTATTGAGGTTTTAAAAACAATTATTATTTCTAGAATGATTTTAAAGGATATTTCTGTTCAAGTACCACCTAATTTAAATAAAGAAACCGGTCAATTATTATTACTCGCAGGTATTGACGATTGGGGCGGAGTTTCACCTGTTACGAAAGATTTTGTTAATCCTGAAGCGCCTTGGCCAGAGATCGAAGAATTAAACAAATTTAGTGCTGAATTGGGCTATAATTTAGTCGAGAGATTGCCCGTATATGAAAAATACATCAACAAAGAATGGCTGGATGAAAGAATATACAATAAAATTCAGGAAATCGGAAAATAA
- a CDS encoding RlmF-related methyltransferase, with translation MEKKNIDDKFIGLKIKDAIIFNENLKKYVEVKINKSGKEIYKIDFNSKEAVYEYNVAILKGLYGLNMKFHSDALVPTPVNRYTFIYYIISEFLNNLDTLDKSEDKPELNILEIGTGSGILSILMSKYFCELTNKCDKDNKDIELINMYATDIKEEYLEIARENYSNNLDKLKLPIKFVNSQGNLIKNISELNKELNNNKYDIIFTYPPYYSDHSVASIRSFGGADAEKVELIGGGKYGEKFSEKLIEEAKDVLNENGIIAFMFPDKPEERRTLVENKILDCNLKLEKYEIQSGKRKRHIIFGIKK, from the coding sequence ATGGAAAAAAAGAATATCGATGACAAATTTATTGGATTAAAAATAAAAGACGCCATAATATTTAATGAAAATTTAAAAAAATATGTTGAAGTAAAAATAAATAAATCGGGAAAGGAAATTTACAAAATTGATTTTAATTCAAAAGAAGCAGTTTATGAATACAACGTAGCAATTTTAAAAGGATTGTATGGCTTAAATATGAAATTCCATAGCGATGCTTTGGTACCTACTCCAGTTAACAGATATACGTTTATTTATTACATAATATCTGAATTTTTAAATAACTTAGATACTTTAGATAAATCAGAAGATAAACCAGAACTAAATATTTTAGAAATAGGTACTGGTTCAGGGATTTTATCAATTTTAATGTCAAAATACTTCTGCGAATTAACCAATAAATGCGATAAAGATAATAAAGATATTGAATTAATTAACATGTATGCAACAGATATTAAAGAAGAATATTTAGAAATAGCAAGAGAAAATTACTCCAATAATTTAGATAAATTAAAATTACCAATTAAATTTGTTAATTCGCAAGGCAATTTAATAAAAAACATTTCAGAATTAAATAAAGAATTGAATAACAACAAGTATGATATAATATTTACCTATCCTCCATACTATTCAGACCATTCGGTCGCTTCTATACGGAGTTTTGGGGGTGCAGATGCCGAAAAGGTCGAGCTAATTGGTGGTGGTAAATATGGGGAAAAGTTTTCGGAAAAGTTAATTGAAGAAGCAAAAGACGTTTTAAATGAAAATGGAATTATTGCATTCATGTTTCCCGATAAACCCGAAGAAAGGCGTACTTTAGTTGAAAATAAAATTTTAGACTGCAATTTAAAGTTGGAAAAGTACGAAATTCAGTCTGGAAAACGTAAAAGACATATTATATTTGGAATTAAAAAATAA
- a CDS encoding TIGR00266 family protein encodes MAYDYSIEKGPSYSILKLNLNNEGIVTETGAMVYMEPSVEIKTQAKGGLFGVLKRAVVGESLFLNTFEGSGKLALAPSLSGDIQYHKLNGTLYVQHGAYLASSPNIDIDTKFGGAKSFFGGKGLFLMKLNGEGDLFLSSYGAIETVELNNESLVVDNGNLIGFTEGLDYQLTKVGGLKSTLLGGEGLVYRFSGTGTIYIQTRNVESFVDFILPYIPTQTK; translated from the coding sequence ATGGCTTACGATTATTCTATCGAAAAAGGTCCATCATATTCAATTTTAAAGCTAAATCTTAACAATGAAGGTATAGTAACAGAAACTGGTGCAATGGTTTACATGGAACCAAGTGTGGAAATAAAAACACAAGCTAAAGGAGGCTTGTTTGGCGTATTAAAAAGAGCTGTGGTTGGCGAAAGTTTATTCCTAAACACTTTTGAGGGTTCTGGTAAATTAGCTTTAGCACCTTCTTTATCAGGGGATATACAATACCATAAATTAAATGGTACATTATACGTACAACACGGAGCTTATTTAGCCTCATCCCCTAATATTGATATAGACACCAAATTTGGAGGTGCTAAATCTTTCTTCGGCGGTAAGGGTTTATTTTTAATGAAATTAAACGGTGAAGGAGATTTATTCTTATCATCTTATGGTGCAATAGAAACAGTTGAATTAAACAATGAATCGTTAGTTGTTGATAACGGTAACTTAATAGGATTTACCGAAGGATTAGACTACCAATTAACCAAAGTAGGCGGTTTAAAATCAACTTTATTGGGTGGAGAAGGTTTAGTATACAGATTTTCAGGTACTGGAACAATATACATCCAAACAAGAAACGTAGAAAGCTTTGTGGATTTCATATTACCTTACATACCTACTCAAACCAAATAA
- a CDS encoding GTPase yields the protein MEKKKSTLRISTKLKVKGIITECDVILLVVDARDPETTRNYDLESSIIHNGKKLIYVLNKADLVPKEILEVWKKKFMAENPDASVVFVSATHKLGTKILRDEIKLHIYANAKNKAKNSSNPNPNINSHPNSSKPQNIGTVGVVGYPNVGKSSIINSLTGKKSARSGLVAGLTVGEQWIKLTKDIKLLDTPGIIEPNDDDELIISGALRFEKSKNITSPAIKILQRLQKFDNTILSEYYKIEELAEIPAEKIDEDTIELIGKKLNYLAKGGITDINRASRSIIVDFQSGKLNYYKKDRLAINTNDKSIKSEKLMEERKEKENIEKKSDAKEKTSAKKDVKDIKNNESSKLIFEHLKDCMLIEDAKQAIMHLEKIPEMINLDLRVGQYKRKKILACEKIHDSYVLVSVGERTKDTGRKRMQEFADKYGIELYSEAFKKIGNNNIYIGIGEI from the coding sequence ATGGAAAAGAAAAAATCAACACTTAGAATATCAACAAAATTAAAGGTTAAAGGGATAATAACAGAATGTGACGTTATTTTACTAGTGGTAGATGCTAGAGACCCCGAAACTACCCGTAACTACGATTTAGAAAGTAGTATTATTCACAATGGTAAAAAACTTATATATGTACTGAATAAAGCCGATTTAGTACCTAAAGAAATCTTAGAAGTTTGGAAAAAGAAATTTATGGCAGAAAATCCTGACGCTTCAGTCGTATTTGTTAGTGCTACCCATAAGTTAGGTACTAAAATATTAAGGGACGAAATAAAGCTCCATATTTATGCTAATGCAAAAAATAAGGCTAAAAACTCATCCAATCCTAATCCAAATATTAATTCCCATCCAAATTCATCCAAACCTCAAAACATTGGCACTGTAGGTGTAGTAGGATACCCTAACGTAGGTAAATCTTCAATTATCAATTCACTTACGGGCAAAAAAAGTGCTAGAAGTGGTTTAGTTGCAGGTTTAACTGTTGGAGAGCAATGGATTAAGCTTACAAAGGATATAAAATTATTAGACACCCCCGGAATAATCGAACCAAACGATGACGACGAATTGATAATATCAGGAGCTTTAAGATTTGAAAAGTCAAAAAATATCACATCTCCGGCTATTAAAATCCTCCAAAGACTTCAAAAATTTGATAATACCATATTAAGTGAGTATTATAAAATCGAGGAATTAGCAGAGATTCCTGCTGAAAAAATAGATGAAGATACGATAGAATTAATCGGTAAAAAATTAAACTATCTTGCAAAAGGTGGCATTACCGATATAAACCGAGCTTCTAGGTCTATAATCGTAGATTTCCAAAGTGGTAAGTTAAATTACTATAAAAAGGATAGGTTAGCCATCAATACAAATGACAAATCCATTAAGAGTGAAAAATTAATGGAAGAGCGAAAAGAAAAAGAAAATATTGAAAAAAAATCTGATGCAAAAGAAAAAACAAGTGCTAAAAAAGATGTAAAGGATATAAAAAATAACGAAAGCAGTAAATTAATCTTTGAGCACTTAAAAGACTGTATGTTAATTGAAGATGCAAAACAAGCCATTATGCACCTTGAAAAAATACCTGAAATGATAAACCTTGATTTAAGGGTTGGTCAGTACAAAAGAAAAAAGATACTAGCTTGTGAAAAAATTCACGATAGTTACGTACTTGTTTCAGTTGGAGAACGAACTAAAGATACTGGCAGAAAGAGAATGCAAGAATTTGCAGATAAATACGGTATTGAATTGTATTCTGAAGCTTTTAAGAAAATTGGAAACAATAACATATATATTGGAATTGGAGAAATTTAG
- a CDS encoding ThiF family adenylyltransferase: MEKLDNKNNKNNKNNNEDITEIKALEDRLKATGTVTVLGAGRLGIRVVMDLLEVHRGGFEKIQVFDGAKIDKNDIIHRKYGAKVGDFKAKFLEDFYPEKVTGISKYVDIENILEIEGDVIISVIAGGDTLKIRELILDYALKNNKQFISTNGVFGIEKPVKVEMSQDAKGPVEFMKNMPNHTVVGTGGLIKDGEPITPYTLDKMSELIVKTSLKLKK, encoded by the coding sequence ATGGAAAAATTAGATAATAAAAATAATAAAAATAATAAAAATAATAATGAGGATATAACCGAAATAAAAGCTTTAGAAGATAGATTAAAAGCTACTGGAACAGTTACAGTTCTTGGAGCGGGTCGCTTAGGCATTAGAGTAGTTATGGATTTATTAGAAGTCCATAGGGGCGGTTTTGAAAAAATACAAGTTTTTGACGGTGCAAAAATCGATAAAAACGATATTATCCATAGGAAATATGGTGCAAAAGTAGGGGACTTTAAAGCTAAATTTTTAGAGGATTTTTACCCTGAAAAAGTAACGGGAATTTCAAAATATGTGGATATTGAAAATATCCTCGAAATAGAAGGCGATGTTATAATATCCGTTATAGCAGGCGGGGATACTTTAAAAATCAGGGAATTAATATTGGATTACGCTTTAAAAAATAATAAACAATTTATATCTACAAATGGTGTTTTTGGAATTGAAAAACCTGTAAAAGTTGAAATGTCGCAAGACGCAAAAGGTCCAGTCGAATTTATGAAAAATATGCCAAATCATACCGTTGTTGGTACTGGGGGCTTAATTAAAGATGGTGAGCCAATTACACCATATACACTTGACAAAATGAGCGAATTAATAGTTAAAACTTCATTAAAACTTAAAAAATAG
- a CDS encoding MoaD/ThiS family protein, whose amino-acid sequence MDNIIKVIVNYNNEEKTIEINENSNVNTLIKLMDLEDVLIVKNGEILSDDDILQNNDKLRILPVVSGG is encoded by the coding sequence TTGGATAATATAATCAAAGTGATTGTGAATTACAATAATGAAGAAAAAACAATTGAAATTAATGAAAATAGTAATGTAAATACCCTTATTAAGTTAATGGATTTAGAAGACGTTTTAATTGTTAAAAACGGGGAAATACTGTCCGATGACGATATATTGCAAAATAACGATAAATTAAGAATATTACCTGTAGTTTCTGGTGGTTAA